CCATCAAGTCGGTCGGTTCACCAGTAATTTCAACCACGCGATCAGAACCTCCGCCAACACCGTCGGGCCCCAGACATCAAGTGTTCTACGCTGTAGTCCTTCATGATTTTACTGCAGAACGAGCAGATGAACTGGATGCCAAGCGCGGCGATCCGATCACCGTTGTAGCACAATCCAATCGCGAGTGGTTCGTTGCAAAGCCCATCGGTCGTCTCGGTCGGCCAGGTCTAATTCCAGTTGCATTTGTTGAAATCCATGATCCCGCGTCTGGTCAGGCAGTTGTTGATATCGATGCTCTCATGGATAGTGGTGCGCTGCCAAAGGTCGAAGACTGGAAGCGGGCCATGCTTACCTACAAGGCAAATAGCATCGCACTTGGTGTTATTGATGCACCCGCCAAACCTGTTGAGAATAGTCCATACTCTTCCCAGCCACCCACAATGAACAGCCCACAGGTGGATCCTCGCTCGGACACTCCAGATGCTTTGCCTGAAGGTATTCTTCTCTCCGCTGATGTCGTTTCGTTCCATTACGAAATGGAGGATTACTGGTTCCGAATCGATGCCGTTTTCCAGCCCTATAACCTGTCGGGAGCTAGGCTTCCTCCTTCAAAAACGCTTATCCTCTTCCGTCAGTACAATGATTTCTATGACTTTCAGGTGTCTCTTTTGGACACTTTCCCTCGAGAAGCTGGCAGAGAGCCTCCTGAGCCGCGGACACTACCATATATGCCTGGTCCCGCACAAGATGTCGATGATACTTTAACAGCTACCCGCAGAGTTGAGTTGGATGATTATGTGCATTCCCTTTGTAACTTAGGTAAAACTGGGGGGAGGTACATTTTAGAACATTTAGTCGTCCGAAGATTTTTGGCACTGAAACCGGGAGACGTGGAAAATGAAGGGGAGCCGCGAATAAAGGAAATACAGGAAATCGACGCGCTTTCTAACACAGACCAGATTAGTGATGATACCTACGACCGCGATGATTACGATGTTCGGCAACAAATGGATCGTTTGAATATTCAAGAACGCCCTGTGAGCAATGGGTCGGAATATGAAGATGAGGGATACGCACCATCTCCCCAGCGGAAAAATTATGACAAACATCCTTACCACCAGGGTAACCAGCGCCATCCCGACGACAATCTACGTCTTCACGCCCATGCTCAAAACCATCAGCGGTCAGGTTCTTCGTCATCGTTCAACAATACAAACTCAAGCTATCAGTCAAACTCTCGTTCCAATTCACCGCTTCAGCGCAACGGTTCTCCGCAACCTGGCAGGAACGGTCACAATTCGAATGGACACTCACGATGGAACGACAATGGGTATCAGCCATCCGACATGACGCCATCGACAGAATCATACCGAACCTCACAAGCATCCCAATCAGCGTCGTCGCGTTCACGCTCCCATTCCAACGCTGGCAACCTAAACACACCACCGATATCAGCCTCCAATCCTCAGACTGCCTTTGTGAAGATCAAGATCTTCGATCGTGTCGCCGACGATTTGATTGCCATTCGAGTTCATCCCAAGGTGACGCATGCTGAGCTGATGGATAAGGTACAAGCACGGCTGGGAGGCGAAGTTGGTAATCTGAGATATCGTGATAGCATGACGAATACGTTCGTTGGTCTCGATTCCGATGAAGAGCTACGAGCCTGGATGGAAGGGACAGATAAGCACGTCCTTTATGCCGATTGATAGGTCTAGCGAGAGTCGATGATGACCGTTGCTTGGTATATCTTTTTTCGCCTTTAGTTGCAATTCCCTTGCATCCGGGACACAGTTCGTTCTCTTTggtttctctttttttttcttgtttttctttttggcatgGCATACTACTCCATCTCTATCAGACTTTTGTTTTATGTACTTTATTTTTGATGGTGGCAACTACTGCTAAGTAATGTTTCTTCTCACTGTACGACATGAGGATGTTTGTATTAGGCTCGTATGCATAGTAATTTGTATGAAAATAGGGTGAACCATTCTTGTATTCTATTTGTTCCTTGAAATTTCTTTCGACAGAAGACACAACTTGATGATATACTCTTTATTGCTCTGTCGAGCTTCCAACCCGAACGTCAATCAAACACAACCCAATAGATGGTATCAGTTCACTTAGGGGTCACGAGTCACGACACCAGCCAAGCCATGCTGCTCAACCTTGGTCATTGACCTCCACCACGAACTAAAAGCAATCTAAAGCTAACTTTCACTAACATGGTCACAAAACTATATCTGCAAGCTTTACATACACAATGTTCTGGTTTGCTACTTCATTTTCTCTCGAGACACGGACGCACGTGCAATCGCATTCCAAGATTTGCACGGTCCACAGAAGTCGAACAAGCGGCATTTACTGATATCCACCTTCGACGAAAAAGAAACCTCTTCCAACAACAATACAGTCCAATGTCCTAGAAATTCGCGAACACCTTACATGCAACGCGTCGAGCTAGTGCTTTCTTCGACGACAACGCGTGTTATGCTGTCGTCACCAATTGGCTTTCGGACTAGAAGTGACTTTCCACGGATAGCTTTCACGACAGCTATCCTCCAGTGCACATTTTGAATCGTCAGGAACTACTAGAACTTCCACAGATGCCTCCTTTCCACGTACTCATTACAGCTATAAGAGCAACCTCGAAGTTTGTTCACGCAACACCGAACATTCGAAGGATTTCCTGTACTCCTTTAAATAAGAGCCTTCAAAGATAACACTACTGGACGCGGGATTGTACATATACAACTTCAAGTCTATGAAAACTTTCCATCCATCCCCGTGACGGCGTTGCGGATGAATGAAAGGTGCAGCCAGAGGTATGACCGGAACAACGCCGTTAGGTAACAACCCAATCAGAGGGCCTTCAAAGCGCGTGGCTGAAGAATTCCTAGAGAAAACCTCTGGCCTTTTCCATTGAGAATCAGGATGCATCCATCTCAGGGCGGTTTTACGTTTTTGATCTACGCTAAAAATGTTGCGCGAACTTCATTCCGGCGAGAATGGCAGTGGCGACACCCATTTCTAGTAAATTTGGGCTTCCTTAGCCCATAGCCTATGGCCGACAATGTCCACCGACCCGTGCTTTGGAAGATTCTCCGAGTGGAAGGATGATCTCATCCTTCCCTGCCCAGAGGCGCATGCGTATGGACTCTGTGCGAAGTACGTATGCCCAAGGGGTGTAGCCAGAATCTTGACTGATTCCCTGCGCTTCCTTGTACTCTCCCGCTTTCTTTAAGACCGTGTCTAGAGAAACAGAGCTCGCGTTTTGAcccttcgtcctcttctcttcAGGTCGAGAGCTAATACCATCTCCTGAAAGTATGGCAACGCCGACAGCTATCAACACAACGTTGGTCGTTTTTTGTTGGATTCTCCGTGTTCTTCCAAAGCTGATACATTGATGTAGTTTCGGAGCGGCTTATATTGGCGTTGTAGCGGCTGGTGTGTATGTATTCACTCCATCAAATTTTCATGTATTTTTCCTCGGCTGACAGTTGACTCCTATCTGGTTAGGCTCTACGGAGGTGCGTTTGTTCTCCTCTCTGCTCTTATCGATTTGTCGACCTTTCCCCTTGTCTCGCAGTCTCTTTCGTGCAAGCGACGTACTATTTCATCAAGTATCGTCAAGTAGGTTTCCCTCGCCTGTTTCTGCCTTTTTGTTGATTTGCGATTTTATTTTATCGTCTGACAGGATGTCTGGTACATCAAAACACTCGTAGGTCCTACTATGATCTGTGTCCGCTTCTTTAGGTCTACAAGTGTCTAGGTTGGGGCCGTATGGTTCTTTGAAACGGTTCACCAAGTGCTCATCTCTCATACTGGTCAGTTTGTCATGATTTTTTTGCCATATTTGGGACTTGTAACTGAAAATTTCCAAGTATATTATTACGTTATCACCAACTACAACAATCCAAATACCCTTGGGGATATAGTGTGGTACGTTGTTTTTGTTCCCTACGTCGTGGTAGTGAGACTATTAACACTGGTATAATTCCAGGAGTGTCCTGGTAAGCTCTCGTCTTTTTTCTAAGCCATGTTTCTTAACATGATATCGCTGTGAAAGCTTGAAGTACTGTTCAATGTATGTCTACCATGATGGcgggttttcttttttcttctcacGGCGTTCATCTTAGGGACTCATTGGGTTGTTGGTTCAAGGGTGAGTAGTCCACTTTTAACTATTGACATTATTCCTAATGCCTTGCATCAGCTTCCTCACGCTGCGTGTATGGAAACGTTGGTGTCTGTCTGCGATGCGAGTCATGCATGTTATTGAAGAGTTTTACAGTCAGCGATCACAACGTTCCACTGACGCTAGCTGTGGTACGTGGTTTTTGTATTACCGCGGGTATCTGTACTAAACCATTGCCGACAGAGCTCACTGGTTCTTGCGTGCTTTGGTAAATATCTGTTTTCCTTCGGGGCGCCTTCGACTGCAGATTGATTATTTGACAAGGTTGTTCCGTCGGTATGCTTCTACCACATGGGTACATTGAGGTTATCTGAGAAAATTGTTGGGCTCCTAGCTTTCACTGTGCAATCGTAAGTCTTTCGTCCTGAATGAATGCGCTATGTCTCATTACATTACCATACTACAGCATGAAGTTGCACACATGGGTTGAGCTGGGCGAATTGAAGGTCACTTTTACTGTTTAAATATGTTTAATGTCAGCTATAATCGTCTCGACAGGGACTTTCTATGGCAGTTAATTTGCTAGGGGCAGTCGCCGATGTGGTCATCGCCGCGGctctgttcttcttcttgcatAGTTCACGAACTGGCTTCAAGAAGTAAGTTTTGTAGCTTCTTTTTTGCCCGTGGTACACGTTAAGCTTAATATTGGACATAGATCAGACACCATGATCAGCAAATTGGTAGGCTGGATGTCCGATATTCGGACGATGCTGTGTATTTAATGGACCCCTTCTCTTAGATAGCGTTCACTGTCAGCACTGGACTGTTGACCAGCATCTGTGCCGTTGCTTCGCTTGTCTCTGTAAGTTTTTCATATGTCCTGATTTTGCATCGTTATCTCACGCGCTCCAAGATACTTGCCTCTGGTAATACACTCATTTATGTTGCGTTCTACTTCTCTCTTGGTCGCCGTAAGTCAAATGGAACTTGCCGACTGTTAGGGTCCAGCTTAATTCCTGTTCAGTATACAGCAACTCTGTGCTGGCTACACTGAACGCGCGCGAAAGCATCAGAAAGCTCGGCGAAGATAGCGACGAACTATCGTTTTCCCTGCAGAGTCTTGCAAAGAGTGGGCAGCGTAACCCCAACTCAGCGGTACGGGCTAATCCTGCAGATTCATTTTACTGTCAAGGGAGGCGGGGATTTTCTGATTGTTTCCTAGAGGTCGACAAATATAT
The sequence above is a segment of the Psilocybe cubensis strain MGC-MH-2018 chromosome 4, whole genome shotgun sequence genome. Coding sequences within it:
- a CDS encoding Protein scd2/ral3; this translates as MKSLRKSLNSARESASRPQISTPVPLPAVSKPPSAILPPQKVIRALSSYRSQAPQELSFVKGDFFHVLKDVDDTGAWYEAHNPVSGARGLVPRSMFEEFGKSAAPSRISQAGPSIKSVGSPVISTTRSEPPPTPSGPRHQVFYAVVLHDFTAERADELDAKRGDPITVVAQSNREWFVAKPIGRLGRPGLIPVAFVEIHDPASGQAVVDIDALMDSGALPKVEDWKRAMLTYKANSIALGVIDAPAKPVENSPYSSQPPTMNSPQVDPRSDTPDALPEGILLSADVVSFHYEMEDYWFRIDAVFQPYNLSGARLPPSKTLILFRQYNDFYDFQVSLLDTFPREAGREPPEPRTLPYMPGPAQDVDDTLTATRRVELDDYVHSLCNLGKTGGRYILEHLVVRRFLALKPGDVENEGEPRIKEIQEIDALSNTDQISDDTYDRDDYDVRQQMDRLNIQERPVSNGSEYEDEGYAPSPQRKNYDKHPYHQGNQRHPDDNLRLHAHAQNHQRSGSSSSFNNTNSSYQSNSRSNSPLQRNGSPQPGRNGHNSNGHSRWNDNGYQPSDMTPSTESYRTSQASQSASSRSRSHSNAGNLNTPPISASNPQTAFVKIKIFDRVADDLIAIRVHPKVTHAELMDKVQARLGGEVGNLRYRDSMTNTFVGLDSDEELRAWMEGTDKHVLYAD